From a single Streptomyces sp. 1331.2 genomic region:
- a CDS encoding alcohol dehydrogenase catalytic domain-containing protein → MRAAVLHKTGQDTLDVREDVTAVGFGKGTVRVRMRAASLCHSDLSAMSGVLPQPAPFVPGHEGAGDVLEVGEDVTGLAVGDRVVLCWMAPCGLCDHCRRDRGHLCIASLRRLGAPGFRIEEGGLTASGFYGTGAFAEEVVVSADAVIKVPADLPYEAAALIGCGVTTGVGAAVNTARVEPGASVAVIGAGGVGVATVQGARVCGAGRITVVDPVASRRERALTFGATEAIAPEELKAVAKKVPGGGFDYVFEAVGRAATVRAGYDAARRGGAVVVIGAGAQDDLAQFTMGELFFNEKRLLPSLYGGATVGRTVALVVDLWRAGRIDLDGMVTHRVGLADVNEAIAQMRSGEALRTVVTMD, encoded by the coding sequence ATGCGCGCAGCCGTCCTGCACAAGACCGGACAGGACACCCTCGACGTCCGGGAGGACGTGACCGCGGTCGGCTTCGGGAAGGGCACCGTCCGGGTCCGGATGCGGGCCGCCAGCCTGTGCCACTCCGACCTCTCCGCGATGAGCGGCGTCCTCCCGCAGCCGGCGCCGTTCGTGCCCGGGCACGAGGGCGCCGGGGACGTGCTGGAGGTCGGCGAGGACGTGACCGGCCTCGCCGTCGGCGACCGCGTGGTGCTCTGCTGGATGGCCCCGTGCGGCCTCTGCGACCACTGCCGGCGGGACCGCGGGCACCTGTGCATCGCCAGCCTGCGCCGGCTCGGTGCCCCGGGCTTCCGGATCGAGGAGGGCGGTCTGACCGCCTCCGGCTTCTACGGCACCGGCGCCTTCGCCGAGGAGGTCGTGGTCTCCGCCGACGCCGTCATCAAGGTGCCCGCCGACCTGCCGTACGAGGCCGCCGCGCTGATCGGCTGCGGGGTGACCACCGGGGTGGGCGCCGCGGTGAACACCGCCAGGGTCGAGCCGGGGGCCTCCGTCGCGGTGATCGGCGCGGGCGGCGTCGGCGTGGCCACCGTCCAGGGCGCCCGGGTCTGCGGCGCCGGCCGGATCACCGTCGTCGACCCGGTCGCCTCGCGCCGCGAGCGCGCCCTCACCTTCGGCGCCACCGAGGCCATTGCCCCCGAGGAGCTGAAGGCCGTCGCCAAGAAGGTGCCCGGCGGCGGCTTCGACTACGTCTTCGAGGCGGTCGGCCGCGCGGCCACCGTCCGGGCCGGCTACGACGCGGCCCGGCGCGGCGGCGCGGTGGTCGTCATCGGCGCGGGCGCCCAGGACGACCTCGCGCAGTTCACCATGGGCGAGCTGTTCTTCAACGAGAAGCGCCTGCTGCCCTCGCTCTACGGCGGGGCGACGGTGGGGCGCACCGTCGCCCTGGTGGTGGACCTCTGGCGGGCCGGGCGGATCGACCTCGACGGCATGGTCACCCACCGGGTGGGGCTGGCGGACGTCAACGAGGCGATCGCGCAGATGCGCAGCGGCGAGGCGCTGCGGACCGTGGTGACGATGGACTGA
- a CDS encoding class I SAM-dependent methyltransferase: protein MLTVDFSRFPLAPGDRVLDLGCGGGRHAFECYRRGANVIALDQNAEEIAEVTKWFAAMEQAGEAPEGASAVAMEGNALALPFEDEYFDKIIISEVMEHIPDDKGVLNEMFRVLKPGGLLAVTVPRWLPEKICWALSDEYHEVEGGHIRIYRGDELLGKLKDAGLEPYGTHHAHALHSPYWWIKCAVGVNNDKALPVKAYHQLLVWDIVGTPVISTLTKAAEKALNPVIGKSFVAYASKPRRAGA, encoded by the coding sequence GTGCTGACCGTCGATTTCTCGCGGTTCCCGCTCGCCCCCGGCGACCGGGTGCTCGACCTGGGCTGCGGCGGGGGCCGGCACGCGTTCGAGTGCTACCGCCGCGGCGCCAATGTGATCGCCCTCGACCAGAACGCCGAGGAGATCGCCGAGGTCACGAAGTGGTTCGCGGCGATGGAGCAGGCCGGTGAGGCCCCCGAGGGCGCGTCGGCGGTCGCGATGGAGGGCAACGCGCTGGCGCTGCCGTTCGAGGACGAGTACTTCGACAAGATCATCATCTCCGAGGTGATGGAGCACATCCCCGACGACAAGGGCGTGCTCAACGAGATGTTCCGCGTCCTCAAGCCGGGCGGCCTGCTCGCCGTCACCGTGCCGCGCTGGCTCCCGGAGAAGATCTGCTGGGCGCTGTCCGACGAGTACCACGAGGTCGAGGGCGGCCACATCCGCATCTACCGGGGCGACGAACTGCTCGGCAAGCTCAAGGACGCCGGCCTGGAGCCGTACGGCACCCACCACGCGCACGCGCTCCACTCGCCGTACTGGTGGATCAAGTGCGCGGTCGGCGTGAACAACGACAAGGCGCTGCCGGTCAAGGCCTACCACCAGCTGCTGGTCTGGGACATCGTCGGCACCCCGGTGATCAGCACCCTCACCAAGGCCGCAGAGAAGGCGCTCAACCCGGTCATCGGCAAGAGCTTCGTCGCCTACGCCTCCAAGCCGCGGCGGGCGGGCGCATGA
- a CDS encoding prenyltransferase: protein MTAAVPEVLLLDGVLDAEQAADTVRSILAEQRPDGAIPWFAGHHLDPWDHTEAAMALDTAGEHAAAEAAYRWLAAHQNPDGSWYAAYTDGVVTDRAKESNFCAYVAVGVWHHHLSTGDDAFLEWIWPVVRRALDFITALRLPGGPIAWRVDEDGTATEEALLTGSSSILHALRCGLAIADYLEEPQPDWELAAGRLGHAVAHHPERFLDKDRYSMDWYYPVLGTGLRGDAALARIERDWERFVVPGLGVRCVSDRPWVTGGESAELALALWAIGQSDRAVDILRWIQKHLRHEDGSYWTGYVFEDDAIWPEERTTWTAGALLLAVAALGGDPATVAVFGGEQLPVGLVVQDCC from the coding sequence ATGACCGCCGCCGTCCCCGAGGTGCTGCTGCTCGACGGGGTGCTCGACGCCGAGCAGGCCGCCGACACCGTGCGCAGCATCCTCGCCGAGCAGCGCCCCGACGGCGCCATACCCTGGTTCGCCGGCCACCACCTGGACCCGTGGGACCACACCGAGGCCGCGATGGCCCTCGACACGGCCGGCGAGCACGCCGCCGCCGAGGCCGCCTACCGCTGGCTCGCCGCCCACCAGAACCCGGACGGCTCCTGGTACGCCGCGTACACCGACGGCGTGGTCACCGACCGGGCCAAGGAGAGCAACTTCTGCGCCTACGTGGCGGTCGGGGTCTGGCACCACCACCTCAGCACCGGTGACGACGCCTTCCTGGAGTGGATCTGGCCGGTCGTCCGGCGCGCCCTGGACTTCATCACCGCCCTGCGGCTGCCCGGCGGTCCGATCGCCTGGCGGGTCGACGAGGACGGCACCGCCACCGAGGAGGCGCTGCTCACCGGCTCGTCCAGCATCCTGCACGCACTGCGCTGCGGCCTGGCCATCGCCGACTACCTGGAGGAGCCGCAGCCCGACTGGGAGCTCGCGGCCGGCCGGCTGGGGCACGCCGTCGCCCACCACCCGGAGCGGTTCCTGGACAAGGACCGCTACTCGATGGACTGGTACTACCCGGTGCTCGGCACCGGCCTGCGCGGCGACGCGGCGCTGGCCCGGATCGAGCGGGACTGGGAGCGCTTCGTCGTCCCCGGCCTCGGCGTGCGCTGCGTCAGCGACCGCCCGTGGGTGACCGGCGGCGAGAGCGCCGAACTGGCCCTGGCGCTCTGGGCGATCGGCCAGTCCGACCGCGCGGTGGACATCCTGCGCTGGATCCAGAAGCACCTGCGGCACGAGGACGGCTCGTACTGGACCGGGTACGTCTTCGAGGACGACGCGATCTGGCCGGAGGAGCGCACCACCTGGACGGCCGGGGCGCTGCTGCTCGCCGTGGCCGCGCTCGGCGGGGATCCGGCGACGGTCGCGGTCTTCGGCGGGGAGCAGCTGCCTGTCGGACTGGTGGTCCAGGACTGCTGCTGA
- a CDS encoding N-acetylmuramoyl-L-alanine amidase → MTGTTSRPPRRSALLRVTTVVAAVVPLCTAGWLGWRALDDSGPAGATAATASATATAPAGTADPAATPLTPPVAPPPTGGTPTADAPTATPAPADPTTASGPTTAPAATGLAGRTVVLDPGHNPGNVAHPAEINRQVDIGNARKECDTTGTETNAGYTEAEFTLDVSRRARAILAARGAHVVLVQDGDRPWGPCIDERAKAGADAHADVAVSVHGDGGPGSGSGFHVIMPAKVVAGKADNSAIVEPSHRLGLLLRDHFHTVTGEPYADYIANQGLDTRSDLGGLNLSGVPKVFIECGNMRNSTDAKRMTDPQWRQLAAQGIADALTAFLTTQ, encoded by the coding sequence GTGACCGGAACCACCTCCCGACCGCCCCGCCGCTCCGCCCTGCTGCGCGTCACCACGGTGGTGGCCGCGGTCGTTCCGCTCTGCACGGCGGGCTGGCTCGGCTGGCGGGCCCTCGACGACTCCGGCCCGGCGGGCGCCACGGCCGCCACGGCCTCCGCCACCGCCACCGCCCCGGCGGGCACCGCCGACCCGGCCGCGACGCCGCTCACCCCGCCCGTCGCCCCGCCGCCCACCGGCGGCACCCCGACCGCCGACGCCCCGACCGCCACCCCCGCCCCGGCCGACCCGACCACCGCTTCCGGCCCCACCACCGCCCCCGCGGCGACCGGCCTCGCCGGCCGTACCGTCGTCCTCGACCCCGGCCACAACCCCGGCAACGTCGCACACCCCGCCGAGATCAACCGTCAGGTGGACATCGGCAACGCCCGCAAGGAGTGCGACACCACGGGGACGGAGACCAACGCCGGCTACACCGAGGCCGAGTTCACCCTGGACGTCTCCCGCCGGGCCCGCGCCATCCTGGCCGCCCGGGGCGCCCACGTGGTGCTGGTGCAGGACGGCGACCGCCCCTGGGGTCCGTGCATCGACGAACGCGCCAAGGCCGGCGCCGACGCGCACGCCGACGTCGCGGTCTCGGTGCACGGGGACGGCGGCCCGGGCAGCGGCAGCGGGTTCCACGTGATCATGCCCGCCAAGGTGGTGGCCGGGAAGGCGGACAACTCCGCGATCGTCGAACCCTCGCACCGGCTCGGCCTGCTGCTGCGCGACCACTTCCACACCGTGACCGGCGAGCCGTACGCGGACTACATCGCGAACCAGGGCCTGGACACCCGCTCCGACCTGGGCGGCCTCAACCTCTCCGGCGTCCCCAAGGTGTTCATCGAGTGCGGTAACATGCGCAACTCGACGGACGCGAAGCGGATGACGGACCCTCAGTGGCGCCAGCTGGCGGCCCAGGGGATCGCCGACGCGCTGACCGCGTTCCTGACGACCCAATAG
- a CDS encoding class I SAM-dependent methyltransferase, whose protein sequence is MSDLLQSAHPAPEVLAAFEAATGFMPVDEGLALYAAAVAAARDTGLPVLEIGTYCGRSAILLAAAAREAGTVALTVDHHRGSEEQQPGWEYHDPTLVDPEVGLMDTLPRFRRALHAAGLEEHVVALVGRSPRIAALWGRPLGLVFIDGGHTDEHATGDYEGWVPHLAPEGLLVVHDVFPDPADGGQAPYRVYLRALAEGFEEVSVTGSLRVLRRPAR, encoded by the coding sequence ATGTCCGACCTGCTGCAGAGCGCCCACCCGGCGCCCGAGGTGCTGGCGGCGTTCGAGGCGGCCACCGGGTTCATGCCGGTGGACGAGGGGCTGGCGCTGTACGCGGCGGCGGTCGCGGCGGCCCGCGACACCGGCCTGCCGGTGCTGGAGATCGGCACCTACTGCGGCCGCTCGGCGATCCTGCTGGCCGCGGCGGCCCGGGAGGCCGGCACGGTCGCGCTGACCGTGGACCACCACCGCGGCTCGGAGGAGCAGCAGCCCGGCTGGGAGTACCACGACCCGACCCTGGTCGACCCGGAGGTCGGCCTGATGGACACCCTGCCGCGCTTCCGCCGCGCGCTGCACGCCGCCGGGCTGGAGGAGCACGTGGTGGCGCTGGTCGGCCGCTCGCCGCGGATCGCCGCGCTGTGGGGGCGCCCGCTGGGGCTGGTGTTCATCGACGGCGGGCACACCGACGAGCACGCGACCGGCGACTACGAGGGCTGGGTCCCGCACCTGGCGCCGGAGGGCCTGCTGGTGGTGCACGACGTCTTCCCGGACCCGGCGGACGGCGGCCAGGCCCCGTACCGGGTGTACCTGCGGGCGCTGGCCGAGGGCTTCGAGGAGGTCTCGGTGACCGGCTCGCTGCGCGTCCTGCGCCGCCCCGCCCGCTGA